A single Vicugna pacos chromosome 15, VicPac4, whole genome shotgun sequence DNA region contains:
- the LOC102537452 gene encoding chloride intracellular channel protein 4, with protein MALSMPLNGLKEEDKEPIIELFVKAGSDGESIGNCPFSQRLFMILWLKGVVFSVTTVDLKRKPADLQNLAPGTHPPFITFSKEVKTDVNKIEEFLEEVLCPPKYLKLSPKHPESNTAGMDIFAKFSAYIKNSRPEANEALERGLLKTLQKLDEYLNSPLPDEIDENSMEDIKFSTCKFLDGNEMTLADCNLLPKLHVVKVVAKKYRNFDIPKGMTGIWRYLTNAYSRDEFTNTCPSDKEVEIAYSDVAKRLTIPGALQALGSSQAPPLPPPEDAC; from the exons ATGGCGCTGTCAATGCCGCTGAACGGGTTGAAGGAGGAGGACAAAGAGCCCATCATCGAGCTTTTCGTCAAGGCTGGCAGTGATGGTGAAAGCATAGGAAACTGTCCCTTTTCCCAGAGGCTCTTCATGATTCTTTGGCTTAAAGGAGTTGTGTTTAGTGTCACAACTGTTGACCTGAAAAGGAAGCCTGCAGACCTGCAGAACTTGGCTCCGGGGACCCACCCACCATTTATAACGTTCAGCAAGGAGGTCAAAACGGATGTAAATAAGATTGAAGAATTTCTTGAAGAAGTCTTATGCCCTCCCAAGTACTTAAAGCTTTCACCAAAACACCCAGAATCAAATACTGCTGGAATGGACATCTTTGCCAAATTCTCTGCATATATCAAGAATTCAAGGCCAGAGGCTAATGAAGCATTGGAGAGGGGTCTCTTGAAGACACTGCAGAAACTGGATGAATATCTGAATTCTCCCCTCCCTGATGAAATTGATGAGAATAGTATGGAGGACATTAAGTTTTCCACATGTAAATTTCTGGATGGCAATGAAATGACACTAGCTGATTGCAACCTGCTGCCCAAACTGCACGTTGTCAAGGTGGTGGCCAAAAAATATCGCAACTTTGATATTCCAAAAGGAATGACGGGCATCTGGAGATACTTAACTAATGCTTATAGTAGGGATGAGTTCACCAATACCTGCCCCAGTGATAAGGAGGTTGAAATAGCATATAGTGATGTCGCCAAAAGACTTACCA TACCAGGTGCTTTACAGGCACTGGGAAGCAGCCAGGCACCCCCACTCCCGCCCCCCGAGGATGCCTGCTAG